The window CCTTCGGGTCGATGAAGTGCTGGCGGTAGAGGTCGTCGATGACGGCGGCGTAACGGGCCCGGAACTCGGGCGTGCCGATCTTCAGCGAGGCGCCGACGAAGCTGAGGGCGGTGCGGTCACGCCCGGTGAGCTCGTAACCCGGGTCGGGCTCGGGGGCCGGCTCCGACGCCGGGGCCGTGTAGGCGGCGGTCGCGGCGGTGCCGGAGGCGTCGTCGTCGTGCTCGGCGAGGCTCGCGAACAGGTCGGTCTCGGGCTGCGCCTCGTCTGCCTGTGCGGCGGGCCGGGCGGTCTCGGCCCCGTCGACCTGGGGGTGGGTGGTGTGGGGCCGGGTGGCGTCGGGGTCGGTGGGGGTGGCGTCGGACATGATGCTCCTACTGGCCTCGCGGGGTGGTGGTGAGGGCTGCCGCTCGTCGTCGCGGCTCGTCGTGGTCAAGGGTACTGGCCGTGCCTGAGTCCCGGGTCTCCGTCTTCGTCGTCGCGCGGGCCTGCGCCCGTACCGAGACCGCGCAGCCGCTCCAGCTCGCGCCGATCGCGCTTGGTGGGGCGCCCGGTTCCGCGATCGCGCACGGGCACGGAGGCCACCTCCTCGCGCGGCGGCGGCGGCGGAGTGAGGTCGGCGAACAGCTCGGCCGCGACCGAGGCCGAGCCGCGCTTGGCGCCCAGCTTCTGCACAATCAGAATGCGGTCGAAGCCGCTGATGCGCGCCCGCACCTCGTCGCCGGGCCGAACGGGCTGGGCAGCCTTGACGCGGTCGCCGTTCAGCTTCACGTGACCGGCGCGGCACGCCGCGGTGGCGAGCGAGCGGGTCTTGTAGACGCGGGCAGCCCACAGCCAGCTGTCGATGCGCACGCCCTCGCTCATCCGTCAAGCCTCGCACAGGCCGCCGTAGGCTGGGGCACGTGATCTCCACCCCCTCCCGCCCGGCGATGCCGCAGCC of the Herbiconiux flava genome contains:
- a CDS encoding RNA-binding S4 domain-containing protein is translated as MSEGVRIDSWLWAARVYKTRSLATAACRAGHVKLNGDRVKAAQPVRPGDEVRARISGFDRILIVQKLGAKRGSASVAAELFADLTPPPPPREEVASVPVRDRGTGRPTKRDRRELERLRGLGTGAGPRDDEDGDPGLRHGQYP